A stretch of Colletotrichum lupini chromosome 2, complete sequence DNA encodes these proteins:
- a CDS encoding alkaline phosphatase: protein MSSERTPLINDRREGDDSDDSSRTPPGPSRLREIVLFAWALLATAALIVLAVWTQHRSSTKFPRPTEGKRNLIFMVSDGMGPASLSLTRSFRQHVEGLPEDDVLTLDRHFWGSSRTRSSNSLVTDSAAGATAFSCGKKSYNGAISVLPDYEPCGTVLEAAKRAGFMTGLVVTTDITDATPACFASHVLTRAMNDDIALQEVGDGPLGRVVDIMLGGGRCHFLPNGTDGSCRLDNTDVVKKAQDEFGWTYAGDRAGFDALEGGEKVSFPQLGLFAHYDIPFEIDRRNMSDVYPSLSEMAATALRALEKATENSDKGFFLMIEGSRIDHAGHINDPAAQVREVLEYDKAFKLVSDFVKDSKTESLLVATSDHETGGLATALQEPGHLPVYNWYPKALAKASASAELLSKKFLQKVASTSGKTLNKEELKQWVNKELVVPGLGIDNAHPEELQALVDHPEVSVQTFAAMISLRAHVGWSTHGHTALDVNVYSTGGDEAQKIRGNVENTDVGKFLRGYLKVDVDAITEELKEKMNKKQLGAMNLQQQQMAALAEDPSTWSQPHGLEYAHLVKAGAA from the exons ATG TCTTCCGAACGGACGCCCCTGATTAACGACCGCCGCGAAGGCGACGACAGCGACGACTCCTCCCGGACGCCCCCAGGCCCTTCGCGCCTCCGCGAAATCGTCCTCTTCGCCTGGGCCCTCCTCGCCACGGCAGCCCTCATCGTCCTCGCAGTATGGACCCAGCACCGGAGCTCGACAAAGTTCCCCAGGCCCACTGAGGGCAAGCGCAACCTCATCTTCATGGTCTCGGACGGCATGGGCCCGGCCTCGCTCTCTCTGACGCGTAGCTTCCGCCAGCACGTCGAGGGCCTCCCTGAAGACGACGTCCTCACCCTCGACAGGCACTTCTGGGGCTCCTCCCGCACCCGCTCCTCAAACTCCCTCGTCACCGACAGCGCCGCCGGCGCCACCGCCTTCTCCTGCGGGAAAAAGAGCTACAACGGCGCAATCTCCGTCCTCCCCGACTACGAGCCCTGCGGCACCGTCCTCGAGGCCGCCAAGCGCGCCGGCTTCATGACCGGCCTCGTCGTCACCACCGACATCACGGACGCCACACCCGCCTGCTTCGCCAGCCACGTCCTCACCCGTGCCATGAACGACGACATCGCCCTCCAGGAGGTCGGCGACGGTCCTCTCGGCCGCGTCGTCGACATCATGCTCGGTGGTGGCCGCTGCCACTTCCTCCCCAACGGCACCGACGGCAGCTGCAGACTCGACAACACCGACGTCGTCAAGAAGGCCCAGGATGAATTCGGCTGGACCTACGCCGGCGACCGCGCGGGCTTTGACGCCCTCGAGGGCGGCGAAAAGGTCTCGTTCCCCCAGCTCGGTCTTTTCGCCCACTACGATATCCCCTTTGAGATCGACCGCCGCAACATGAGCGACGTCTACCCGAGCCTGAGCGAGATGGCCGCTACGGCACTGCGCGCCCTCGAAAAGGCCACGGAGAACAGCGACAAGGGCTTCTTCCTCATGATCGAGGGCAGCAGGATCGACCACGCCGGCCACATCAACGACCCTGCCGCCCAGGTCCGGGAGGTCCTCGAGTACGACAAGGCTTTCAAACTCGTCTCCGACTTTGTCAAGGACAGCAAGACCGAGTCCCTCTTGGTGGCCACCAGCGATCACGAGACCGGTGGCCTCGCTACTGCTTTGC AGGAGCCCGGACACCTCCCCGTCTACAACTGGTACCCCAAGGCCCTCGCAAAGGCCTCGGCCTCCGCCGAGCTTCTCTCCAAAAAGTTCCTGCAAAAAGTCGCCTCCACCAGCGGCAAGACCCTGAACAAGGAGGAGCTCAAGCAATGGGTCAACAAGGAGCTCGTCGTCCCCGGCCTCGGCATCGACAACGCCCACCCGGAGGAGCTCCAGGCCCTCGTCGACCACCCCGAGGTCTCGGTCCAGACCTTCGCCGCCATGATCAGCCTCCGCGCCCACGTCGGCTGGAGCACCCATGGCCACACGGCGCTTGACGTCAACGTCTACAGCACCGGCGGGGACGAGGCCCAGAAGATCCGCGGCAACGTTGAGAACACGGACGTGGGCAAGTTCCTCCGCGGGTACCTCAAGGTCGACGTCGACGCCATCACCGAGGAGTTGAAGGAGAAGATGAACAAGAAGCAGCTCGGCGCCATGAAcctccagcagcagcagatgGCGGCCCTGGCTGAGGACCCCAGCACCTGGAGCCAACCCCACGGCTTGGAGTACGCCCACCTGGTAAAGGCAGGAGCTGCATAA